A region from the Benincasa hispida cultivar B227 chromosome 12, ASM972705v1, whole genome shotgun sequence genome encodes:
- the LOC120092825 gene encoding glycosyltransferase BC10-like — MKSQIQSPKLIQIHLSFFNVVPYVLLFTAGITAGVFFTFYLSNFSISLNLTQIPSSSFFPVTGGRVGLEEYLKPPEVMHDMEDEELLWRASMAAEIKKFPFRRVPKIAFMFLTKGPVYLAPLWEEFFKGNEGLYSVYVHSDPSYNHSFPESPAFHGRRVPSKKVGWGKVNMIEAERRLLSNALLDISNERFVLLSEACIPLFNFSTVYSFLINSTMKSFIMSYDEPGNVGRGRYRNKMFPPISLKQWRKGSQWFEMDRDTAITVVSDKKYFPVFQNYCKGQCYSDEHYLPTLVNVLGWDRNANRSLTWVDWSKGGPHPVIFSRSDIHVELFQRLRNQTECTKTKMEGTGVCFLFARKFAPNTLERLMKIAPKAMHFGR, encoded by the exons ATGAAAAGTCAAATTCAGAGCCCGAAGCTAATCCAAATCCATCTTAGTTTCTTCAACGTCGTCCCTTACGTCCTCCTCTTCACCGCCGGAATCACCGCCGGAGTTTTCTTCACTTTCTATCTCTCCAATTTCTCCATCAGCTTAAACCTGACTCAGATCCCCTCTTCGAGTTTTTTTCCGGTGACCGGTGGCCGGGTGGGGTTGGAAGAGTATTTGAAGCCGCCGGAAGTAATGCACGATATGGAGGACGAAGAGCTTCTGTGGAGAGCATCAATGGCAGCCGAAATTAAGAAATTTCCGTTCCGGCGGGTTCCAAAGATAGCGTTCATGTTCTTGACGAAAGGGCCGGTGTATTTGGCTCCTCTTTGGGAAGAATTCTTTAAGGGAAATGAAGGGCTTTACTCTGTTTACGTTCATTCTGATCCTTCTTATAATCATTCTTTCCCCGAATCCCCTGCCTTCCATGGCCGCAGAGTTCCCAGCAAG AAAGTGGGATGGGGTAAGGTGAACATGATTGAGGCAGAACGTCGCCTACTATCAAACGCACTCCTTGACATTTCAAACGAGCGATTTGTTCTCCTCTCAGAAGCTTGCATTCCTCTCTTCAACTTCTCCACAGTCTACTCCTTCCTCATCAACTCCACCATGAAAAGCTTCATCATGAGCTATGACGAACCTGGAAATGTCGGCCGCGGCCGATATAGGAACAAAATGTTCCCACCCATCTCCCTAAAACAATGGCGAAAAGGCTCACAGTGGTTCGAAATGGACCGAGACACCGCCATAACCGTTGTCTCCGACAAGAAGTATTTTCCTGTCTTTCAGAATTACTGCAAAGGCCAATGTTACTCCGACGAACATTACTTGCCAACCTTGGTCAATGTTTTAGGTTGGGACAGAAATGCCAATCGAAGTTTGACTTGGGTTGACTGGTCAAAGGGTGGCCCACATCCTGTGATATTCTCGCGGTCAGACATCCACGTGGAGCTTTTTCAGAGATTAAGGAATCAAACCGAGTGTACGAAAACTAAAATGGAAGGGACAGGTGTCTGCTTCCTATTCGCTAGAAAGTTTGCTCCAAACACATTGGAAAGGCTGATGAAGATTGCACCAAAAGCCATGCACTTCGGGAGATAG